The proteins below come from a single Myxococcota bacterium genomic window:
- a CDS encoding MSMEG_1061 family FMN-dependent PPOX-type flavoprotein has product MSQEHQITTVAQLRERMGTASPATSGKIDDRIDRFAREFIERSPFLLLSTADAAGHQDVSPKGDDAGFVAILDDHTLLVPDRKGNKLLMGLENILENPQVGLLFLVPGCEETLRVNGRATISADPDVLSVLAARGQDALVAIRVTVEEVFFHCAKAFRRSSLWKPETWTPHKVSFGEIFAERLARQEDREMIDNIDAAIEQDYQENL; this is encoded by the coding sequence ATGTCGCAGGAACACCAGATCACGACCGTGGCGCAGCTGCGCGAGCGGATGGGAACGGCCTCGCCGGCGACATCCGGGAAGATCGACGATCGGATCGATCGCTTCGCGCGGGAGTTCATCGAACGCTCGCCCTTCCTGCTGCTCTCCACCGCCGACGCGGCGGGCCATCAGGATGTGTCGCCGAAAGGCGACGACGCCGGCTTCGTCGCGATCCTGGACGATCACACCCTGTTGGTGCCCGACCGCAAGGGCAACAAGCTGCTGATGGGGTTGGAGAACATCCTGGAGAACCCCCAGGTCGGGCTCCTGTTCCTGGTGCCCGGCTGTGAGGAGACCCTGCGCGTGAACGGCAGGGCGACGATCTCCGCGGATCCGGACGTGCTGTCGGTTCTCGCGGCGCGCGGTCAGGACGCCCTGGTGGCGATCCGGGTGACCGTGGAGGAGGTCTTCTTCCACTGCGCGAAGGCGTTCCGCCGTTCGTCCCTGTGGAAGCCGGAGACCTGGACGCCTCACAAGGTGTCCTTCGGAGAGATCTTCGCGGAGCGGCTGGCGCGCCAGGAGGACCGCGAGATGATCGACAACATCGACGCGGCGATCGAGCAGGACTACCAGGAGAACCTCTGA